A genomic window from Lycium barbarum isolate Lr01 chromosome 4, ASM1917538v2, whole genome shotgun sequence includes:
- the LOC132637137 gene encoding gibberellin 20 oxidase 3-like codes for MEMLARGLGLEDDFFSKNFEEKEATIFRISRYPPWPLPEIVGTGIHSDPQTLTILCQDLVGGLQAWTNGRLKNVIHRVVVNKENQKLSVAYFMNPTSSATIECLHQLIDPVSNPRKYVPFTWAELRHLLLTTRRLLGTNTTRHKSKANKAYKIRSFRAFHDNSAFDIVATAVTIVD; via the exons ATGGAGATGCTGGCTCGTGGATTAGGACTTGAAGATGACTTCTTCAGCAAGAATTTTGAAGAAAAGGAGGCTACTATTTTCAGAATAAGCAGGTATCCTCCTTGGCCTCTCCCGGAGATAGTAGGAACAGGGATCCATTCAGACCCCCAAACATTAACCATATTGTGTCAAGACCTTGTTGGTGGCCTTCAA GCTTGGACAAATGGAAGGTTAAAGAACGTGATACACAGGGTAGTGGTGAATAAGGAGAATCAGAAGCTATCAGTGGCATATTTCATGAATCCAACAAGCAGTGCAACAATTGAATGCCTACATCAGCTTATTGATCCAGTTTCTAATCCAAGAAAATATGTACCTTTTACGTGGGCTGAACTGCGACACCTTCTTTTAACTACCAGGAGG CTACTGGGTACTAACACAACTAGGCACAAGAGCAAGGCAAATAAAGCTTACAAGATTAGAAGCTTCCGTGCATTCCATGATAATTCTGCATTTGACATAGTTGCCACTGCTGTCACGATAGTGGACTAg
- the LOC132635162 gene encoding probable polyamine transporter At1g31830 has product MGKFDSAEYTEINEEVPSPKANNARKVSVLPLVFLIFYEVSGGPFGVEDTVQAAGPLLALLGFLVFPFIWSLPEALITAEMGTMFPENGGYVVWVSSALGPYWGFQQGWMKWLSGVIDNALYPVLFLDYLKSAIPALGSGLPRIIAVLALTLVLTYMNYRGLTIVGGFAVSLGILSILPFVVMGLISIPKLRPSRWLVVDVENVDWNLYLNTLFWNLNYWDSISTLAGEVRNPKKTLPKALYYAVILVVLSYFFPLLIGTGAVPLQRDLWTDGYFSDIGKILGGVWLRVWIQGAAAASNMGMFVAEMSSDSFQLLGMAERGMLPEFFAKRSPYGTPLFGILFSASGVVLLSWLSFQEIVAAENFLYCFGMILEFIAFVLLRITCPHAPRPFKIPGGTIGAILLCIPPTILICVVLALSSFKVMVVSLVAIAIGLVMQPCLKLIEKKRWLKFSVSSDLPDITTDGPLLH; this is encoded by the coding sequence ATGGGAAAGTTTGATAGTGCAGAGTACACAGAGATTAACGAGGAGGTTCCATCTCCTAAAGCAAATAATGCTAGGAAAGTTTCAGTCTTGCCTTTAGTTTTCCTCATTTTCTATGAGGTTTCTGGTGGTCCTTTTGGTGTTGAGGACACTGTGCAAGCAGCTGGTCCTCTTCTTGCTCTTTTAGGGTTCTTGGTTTTCCCATTCATATGGAGTCTCCCTGAGGCGCTTATTACAGCTGAAATGGGCACGATGTTCCCTGAAAACGGCGGTTATGTTGTGTGGGTTTCGTCTGCTTTAGGTCCATATTGGGGCTTTCAACAAGGTTGGATGAAATGGCTTAGTGGAGTCATTGACAATGCACTTTACCCCGTTTTGTTCTTAGATTACCTGAAATCAGCCATCCCTGCATTAGGCAGTGGGCTTCCTAGGATTATAGCGGTTTTGGCCCTTACTTTGGTTCTCACTTATATGAATTACAGAGGTTTAACTATTGTAGGAGGGTTTGCTGTTTCGCTTGGTATATTGTCGATCCTTCCTTTTGTGGTTATGGGGCTCATTTCGATTCCCAAATTAAGGCCTTCAAGATGGTTAGTGGTAGATGTAGAAAATGTTGATTGGAACTTGTATCTGAATACTCTTTTCTGGAATCTGAATTATTGGGACTCGATAAGTACTCTTGCTGGAGAAGTACGTAACCCGAAGAAGACTCTGCCTAAGGCTTTGTATTATGCTGTTATTCTAGTTGTTCTGTCCTACTTTTTCCCGTTGTTGATTGGTACTGGAGCTGTTCCTCTTCAACGTGACTTATGGACTGATGGCTATTTCTCTGATATTGGGAAAATACTGGGTGGAGTCTGGCTTAGAGTTTGGATTCAAGGGGCTGCTGCAGCGTCAAATATGGGAATGTTTGTGGCGGAGATGAGCAGCGACTCTTTTCAGTTACTTGGTATGGCAGAGAGGGGGATGCTCCCTGAGTTTTTTGCTAAGAGATCTCCTTACGGAACTCCTTTATTTGGGATCCTCTTCTCAGCTTCTGGTGTGGTTTTACTTTCATGGCTGAGCTTTCAGGAGATAGTAGCTGCAGAAAATTTCTTGTATTGCTTTGGAATGATCTTGGAATTTATAGCATTTGTATTGTTAAGGATAACGTGCCCCCATGCACCACGTCCATTCAAGATACCTGGCGGAACTATTGGAgccatcctgttgtgtatacctcCAACCATTCTCATATGTGTTGTTTTGGCCTTGTCTTCATTCAAAGTCATGGTTGTAAGCCTTGTCGCCATTGCAATTGGTTTGGTGAtgcaaccttgtcttaagcttaTCGAGAAGAAGAGATGGTTGAAGTTCTCTGTTAGTTCTGATCTTCCTGATATTACTACAGATGGACCTTTACTTCATTGA